One genomic region from Tachysurus fulvidraco isolate hzauxx_2018 chromosome 14, HZAU_PFXX_2.0, whole genome shotgun sequence encodes:
- the prickle3 gene encoding prickle planar cell polarity protein 3 isoform X3 encodes MHEWGYGDLRKICVHCKCVREEHAVRSVPGQLEKMMMKLVSDFQRHSISDDDSGCASEEYAWVPPGLKPEQVYQYFSCIPEDKVPYVNSPGERYRIKQLLHQLPAHDSEPQYCNSLDEEEKKELRLFSQQRKRENLGRGIVRLFPVTMTGAICQQCGRQIYGGDIAVFASRAGHGSCWHPQCFQCATCSELLVDLIYFYQDSHIYCGRHHAEHIKPRCQACDEIILADECTEAEGRHWHMRHFCCFECETALGGQRYIMRESRPYCCTCYESLYAEYCDTCGEHIGIDQGQMTYEGQHWHASEACFCCARCQLPLLGKPFLPRRGLIFCSRPCSLGEDPNNSDSCDSALQFKATSHKLVQQKQERNLPLWPSEGSSLTTATAKLSTPTTSSSLSESRGVHTPVFPLQNGRPPPPPYGQVHSQSSHSPSLANGWGPMLNSERLNTDEHPALEYTVELNGYAEFGPFPPSCTSRGTSTVKDTGRLESSSEIIPQPQASPEVDSLEDTDFFPPPPPPVFIGPDNLPILPSPDESHPSPPPSQFGRSSTARVSFREPISSSYSVEEEEDEEVEEAGVEMERKEENELEQEEEEDQADGDLGRRLHLRAGMPPQMDLLDGAYRRSFRQGCESPPGRSCLVSDSPLHLGTEKHFRRPRRDRPRLDSLEWRGGERGHAARPHSITSAGDGNSRLTLHSTRYRHEDSCSTCSSSSDSEEEGYFLGQRIPLPPQLTGEKEREGERGETEGKSKRGSLRRRRRTHSLSAKDSDKDKNCILS; translated from the exons ATGCATGAGTGGGGTTATGGAGATCTGAG GAAAATCTGTGTGcactgtaagtgtgtgcgtgAAGAGCATGCTGTGCGCTCCGTGCCCGGACAGCTggagaagatgatgatgaagctgGTGTCCGACTTCCAGAGGCACTCCATCTCAGACGACGACTCGGGATGTGCCTCGGAGGAATACGCCTGGGTGCCGCCTGGTCTCAAGCCTGAACAG GTATATCAGTACTTCAGCTGTATTCCTGAAGACAAGGTACCATATGTCAACAGCCCAGGAGAACGATATCGCATTAAACAGCTCCTCCATCAGCTCCCTGCCCATGACAGTGAG CCACAGTACTGCAACTCTCTggatgaggaggagaaaaaggagCTGCGGTTGTTCAGTcagcagaggaagagagagaaccTAGGCCGCGGCATTGTGCGTCTCTTTCCTGTCACCATGACCGGAGCCATCTGCCaacag TGTGGAAGGCAGATTTATGGAGGTGATATAGCCGTTTTTGCCTCTCGTGCGGGACACGGCTCTTGCTGGCACCCTCAGTGTTTCCAGTGTGCCACCTGCAGCGAGCTGCTCGTCGACCTCATCTACTTCTACCAGGACAGCCATATCTACTGCGGACGTCACCACGCCGAGCACATCAAACCGCGCTGTCAGGCCTGTGATGAG ATCATTCTGGCAGACGAGTGCACGGAGGCGGAGGGACGCCACTGGCACATGAGGCACTTTTGCTGCTTCGAGTGCGAGACGGCGCTCGGAGGTCAGCGCTACATCATGCGAGAGAGCCGGCCGTACTGCTGTACCTGCTACGAGTCTCTGTACGCCGAGTACTGCGACACCTGCGGAGAGCACATCG GTATTGATCAAGGGCAGATGACGTATGAGGGGCAGCATTGGCATGCATCCGAAGCGTGTTTTTGCTGTGCGCGCTGTCAGCTGCCCCTGCTGGGCAAACCCTTCCTTCCCCGCAGGGGACTCATCTTCTGTTCCCGACCCTGCTCTCTGGGAGAAGACCCTAATAACTCTGATTCCTGTGACTCGGCCCTGCAGTTCAAAGCGACCTCACACAAACTCGTTCAACAGAAGCAAGAACGCAATTTGCCTCTGTGGCCATCAGAGGGCAGCAGTCTCACCACTGCAACTGCGAAACTGTCCACCCCAACCACGTCATCATCTTTATCAGAAAGCAGAG GCGTTCACACTCCAGTTTTCCCTTTACAAAATGGCCGCCCTCCACCGCCACCTTATGGACAAGTTCACTCTCAAAGCTCACATTCTCCTTCCTTGGCCAATGGTTGGGGACCGATGTTAAACTCGGAGCGCTTAAACACGGATGAACACCCAGCGCTGGAGTACACGGTGGAGCTGAATGGATACGCTGAATTTGGGCCGTTTCCACCCAGCTGCACCTCCAGAGGAACCTCGACAGTAAAGGACACTGGGAGACTGGAGAGCAGCtcag AAATTATTCCTCAGCCCCAAGCTTCACCGGAAGTTGACTCACTAGAAGACACAGACTTTTTCCCACCACCTCCACCCCCTGTTTTTATCGGCCCAGATAATTTACCAATCCTGCCCTCGCCTGATGAGTCGCACCCTTCACCCCCTCCATCCCAATTTGGGCGAAGCAGCACAGCCAGGGTCAGCTTCAGAGAGCCAATCAGCTCCAGTTATTcagtggaggaggaagaggacgagGAGGTAGAGGAAGCGGGGGTTGAAATggaaaggaaagaggaaaatgagctagagcaggaagaagaggaggatcAAGCAGATGGGGACTTGGGACGCAGACTACATCTTCGAGCTGGAATGCCACCTCAGATGGACCTTTTGG acGGCGCGTACCGACGCAGCTTCCGGCAGGGGTGTGAAAGCCCACCTGGACGAAGCTGCCTGGTCTCGGACTCCCCCCTCCACCTAGGCACGGAGAAACACTTCCGCCGGCCAAGACGGGACCGACCTCGTCTAGATTCTCTGGAGTGGCGAGGAGGAGAGCGAGGGCATGCCGCACGCCCACACTCCATCACCTCTGCTGGAGATGGAAATTCCCGTCTGACGCTTCACTCCACCCGCTACAGACACGAAGACTCCTGCTCTACCTGCTCGTCCTCCTCCGACTCTGAAGAAGAGGGCTACTTCCTCGGCCAGCGTATTCCTCTACCTCCTCAGCTGACAGGGGAaaaagagagggaaggagaaagaggagagactGAGGGGAAAAGCAAGAGAGGGAGtctgaggagaaggaggaggacaCATAGTCTCAGTGCAAAAGACAGTGACAAGGACAAAAACTGCATATTGTCTTGA
- the prickle3 gene encoding prickle planar cell polarity protein 3 isoform X1, producing MFTRGSKKRRSNRSQEEDPDRGQPCMRCGEQCPGLRMHGWRKICVHCKCVREEHAVRSVPGQLEKMMMKLVSDFQRHSISDDDSGCASEEYAWVPPGLKPEQVYQYFSCIPEDKVPYVNSPGERYRIKQLLHQLPAHDSEPQYCNSLDEEEKKELRLFSQQRKRENLGRGIVRLFPVTMTGAICQQCGRQIYGGDIAVFASRAGHGSCWHPQCFQCATCSELLVDLIYFYQDSHIYCGRHHAEHIKPRCQACDEIILADECTEAEGRHWHMRHFCCFECETALGGQRYIMRESRPYCCTCYESLYAEYCDTCGEHIGIDQGQMTYEGQHWHASEACFCCARCQLPLLGKPFLPRRGLIFCSRPCSLGEDPNNSDSCDSALQFKATSHKLVQQKQERNLPLWPSEGSSLTTATAKLSTPTTSSSLSESRGVHTPVFPLQNGRPPPPPYGQVHSQSSHSPSLANGWGPMLNSERLNTDEHPALEYTVELNGYAEFGPFPPSCTSRGTSTVKDTGRLESSSEIIPQPQASPEVDSLEDTDFFPPPPPPVFIGPDNLPILPSPDESHPSPPPSQFGRSSTARVSFREPISSSYSVEEEEDEEVEEAGVEMERKEENELEQEEEEDQADGDLGRRLHLRAGMPPQMDLLDGAYRRSFRQGCESPPGRSCLVSDSPLHLGTEKHFRRPRRDRPRLDSLEWRGGERGHAARPHSITSAGDGNSRLTLHSTRYRHEDSCSTCSSSSDSEEEGYFLGQRIPLPPQLTGEKEREGERGETEGKSKRGSLRRRRRTHSLSAKDSDKDKNCILS from the exons GAAAATCTGTGTGcactgtaagtgtgtgcgtgAAGAGCATGCTGTGCGCTCCGTGCCCGGACAGCTggagaagatgatgatgaagctgGTGTCCGACTTCCAGAGGCACTCCATCTCAGACGACGACTCGGGATGTGCCTCGGAGGAATACGCCTGGGTGCCGCCTGGTCTCAAGCCTGAACAG GTATATCAGTACTTCAGCTGTATTCCTGAAGACAAGGTACCATATGTCAACAGCCCAGGAGAACGATATCGCATTAAACAGCTCCTCCATCAGCTCCCTGCCCATGACAGTGAG CCACAGTACTGCAACTCTCTggatgaggaggagaaaaaggagCTGCGGTTGTTCAGTcagcagaggaagagagagaaccTAGGCCGCGGCATTGTGCGTCTCTTTCCTGTCACCATGACCGGAGCCATCTGCCaacag TGTGGAAGGCAGATTTATGGAGGTGATATAGCCGTTTTTGCCTCTCGTGCGGGACACGGCTCTTGCTGGCACCCTCAGTGTTTCCAGTGTGCCACCTGCAGCGAGCTGCTCGTCGACCTCATCTACTTCTACCAGGACAGCCATATCTACTGCGGACGTCACCACGCCGAGCACATCAAACCGCGCTGTCAGGCCTGTGATGAG ATCATTCTGGCAGACGAGTGCACGGAGGCGGAGGGACGCCACTGGCACATGAGGCACTTTTGCTGCTTCGAGTGCGAGACGGCGCTCGGAGGTCAGCGCTACATCATGCGAGAGAGCCGGCCGTACTGCTGTACCTGCTACGAGTCTCTGTACGCCGAGTACTGCGACACCTGCGGAGAGCACATCG GTATTGATCAAGGGCAGATGACGTATGAGGGGCAGCATTGGCATGCATCCGAAGCGTGTTTTTGCTGTGCGCGCTGTCAGCTGCCCCTGCTGGGCAAACCCTTCCTTCCCCGCAGGGGACTCATCTTCTGTTCCCGACCCTGCTCTCTGGGAGAAGACCCTAATAACTCTGATTCCTGTGACTCGGCCCTGCAGTTCAAAGCGACCTCACACAAACTCGTTCAACAGAAGCAAGAACGCAATTTGCCTCTGTGGCCATCAGAGGGCAGCAGTCTCACCACTGCAACTGCGAAACTGTCCACCCCAACCACGTCATCATCTTTATCAGAAAGCAGAG GCGTTCACACTCCAGTTTTCCCTTTACAAAATGGCCGCCCTCCACCGCCACCTTATGGACAAGTTCACTCTCAAAGCTCACATTCTCCTTCCTTGGCCAATGGTTGGGGACCGATGTTAAACTCGGAGCGCTTAAACACGGATGAACACCCAGCGCTGGAGTACACGGTGGAGCTGAATGGATACGCTGAATTTGGGCCGTTTCCACCCAGCTGCACCTCCAGAGGAACCTCGACAGTAAAGGACACTGGGAGACTGGAGAGCAGCtcag AAATTATTCCTCAGCCCCAAGCTTCACCGGAAGTTGACTCACTAGAAGACACAGACTTTTTCCCACCACCTCCACCCCCTGTTTTTATCGGCCCAGATAATTTACCAATCCTGCCCTCGCCTGATGAGTCGCACCCTTCACCCCCTCCATCCCAATTTGGGCGAAGCAGCACAGCCAGGGTCAGCTTCAGAGAGCCAATCAGCTCCAGTTATTcagtggaggaggaagaggacgagGAGGTAGAGGAAGCGGGGGTTGAAATggaaaggaaagaggaaaatgagctagagcaggaagaagaggaggatcAAGCAGATGGGGACTTGGGACGCAGACTACATCTTCGAGCTGGAATGCCACCTCAGATGGACCTTTTGG acGGCGCGTACCGACGCAGCTTCCGGCAGGGGTGTGAAAGCCCACCTGGACGAAGCTGCCTGGTCTCGGACTCCCCCCTCCACCTAGGCACGGAGAAACACTTCCGCCGGCCAAGACGGGACCGACCTCGTCTAGATTCTCTGGAGTGGCGAGGAGGAGAGCGAGGGCATGCCGCACGCCCACACTCCATCACCTCTGCTGGAGATGGAAATTCCCGTCTGACGCTTCACTCCACCCGCTACAGACACGAAGACTCCTGCTCTACCTGCTCGTCCTCCTCCGACTCTGAAGAAGAGGGCTACTTCCTCGGCCAGCGTATTCCTCTACCTCCTCAGCTGACAGGGGAaaaagagagggaaggagaaagaggagagactGAGGGGAAAAGCAAGAGAGGGAGtctgaggagaaggaggaggacaCATAGTCTCAGTGCAAAAGACAGTGACAAGGACAAAAACTGCATATTGTCTTGA
- the prickle3 gene encoding prickle planar cell polarity protein 3 isoform X2, which yields MFTRGSKKRRSNRSEEDPDRGQPCMRCGEQCPGLRMHGWRKICVHCKCVREEHAVRSVPGQLEKMMMKLVSDFQRHSISDDDSGCASEEYAWVPPGLKPEQVYQYFSCIPEDKVPYVNSPGERYRIKQLLHQLPAHDSEPQYCNSLDEEEKKELRLFSQQRKRENLGRGIVRLFPVTMTGAICQQCGRQIYGGDIAVFASRAGHGSCWHPQCFQCATCSELLVDLIYFYQDSHIYCGRHHAEHIKPRCQACDEIILADECTEAEGRHWHMRHFCCFECETALGGQRYIMRESRPYCCTCYESLYAEYCDTCGEHIGIDQGQMTYEGQHWHASEACFCCARCQLPLLGKPFLPRRGLIFCSRPCSLGEDPNNSDSCDSALQFKATSHKLVQQKQERNLPLWPSEGSSLTTATAKLSTPTTSSSLSESRGVHTPVFPLQNGRPPPPPYGQVHSQSSHSPSLANGWGPMLNSERLNTDEHPALEYTVELNGYAEFGPFPPSCTSRGTSTVKDTGRLESSSEIIPQPQASPEVDSLEDTDFFPPPPPPVFIGPDNLPILPSPDESHPSPPPSQFGRSSTARVSFREPISSSYSVEEEEDEEVEEAGVEMERKEENELEQEEEEDQADGDLGRRLHLRAGMPPQMDLLDGAYRRSFRQGCESPPGRSCLVSDSPLHLGTEKHFRRPRRDRPRLDSLEWRGGERGHAARPHSITSAGDGNSRLTLHSTRYRHEDSCSTCSSSSDSEEEGYFLGQRIPLPPQLTGEKEREGERGETEGKSKRGSLRRRRRTHSLSAKDSDKDKNCILS from the exons GAAAATCTGTGTGcactgtaagtgtgtgcgtgAAGAGCATGCTGTGCGCTCCGTGCCCGGACAGCTggagaagatgatgatgaagctgGTGTCCGACTTCCAGAGGCACTCCATCTCAGACGACGACTCGGGATGTGCCTCGGAGGAATACGCCTGGGTGCCGCCTGGTCTCAAGCCTGAACAG GTATATCAGTACTTCAGCTGTATTCCTGAAGACAAGGTACCATATGTCAACAGCCCAGGAGAACGATATCGCATTAAACAGCTCCTCCATCAGCTCCCTGCCCATGACAGTGAG CCACAGTACTGCAACTCTCTggatgaggaggagaaaaaggagCTGCGGTTGTTCAGTcagcagaggaagagagagaaccTAGGCCGCGGCATTGTGCGTCTCTTTCCTGTCACCATGACCGGAGCCATCTGCCaacag TGTGGAAGGCAGATTTATGGAGGTGATATAGCCGTTTTTGCCTCTCGTGCGGGACACGGCTCTTGCTGGCACCCTCAGTGTTTCCAGTGTGCCACCTGCAGCGAGCTGCTCGTCGACCTCATCTACTTCTACCAGGACAGCCATATCTACTGCGGACGTCACCACGCCGAGCACATCAAACCGCGCTGTCAGGCCTGTGATGAG ATCATTCTGGCAGACGAGTGCACGGAGGCGGAGGGACGCCACTGGCACATGAGGCACTTTTGCTGCTTCGAGTGCGAGACGGCGCTCGGAGGTCAGCGCTACATCATGCGAGAGAGCCGGCCGTACTGCTGTACCTGCTACGAGTCTCTGTACGCCGAGTACTGCGACACCTGCGGAGAGCACATCG GTATTGATCAAGGGCAGATGACGTATGAGGGGCAGCATTGGCATGCATCCGAAGCGTGTTTTTGCTGTGCGCGCTGTCAGCTGCCCCTGCTGGGCAAACCCTTCCTTCCCCGCAGGGGACTCATCTTCTGTTCCCGACCCTGCTCTCTGGGAGAAGACCCTAATAACTCTGATTCCTGTGACTCGGCCCTGCAGTTCAAAGCGACCTCACACAAACTCGTTCAACAGAAGCAAGAACGCAATTTGCCTCTGTGGCCATCAGAGGGCAGCAGTCTCACCACTGCAACTGCGAAACTGTCCACCCCAACCACGTCATCATCTTTATCAGAAAGCAGAG GCGTTCACACTCCAGTTTTCCCTTTACAAAATGGCCGCCCTCCACCGCCACCTTATGGACAAGTTCACTCTCAAAGCTCACATTCTCCTTCCTTGGCCAATGGTTGGGGACCGATGTTAAACTCGGAGCGCTTAAACACGGATGAACACCCAGCGCTGGAGTACACGGTGGAGCTGAATGGATACGCTGAATTTGGGCCGTTTCCACCCAGCTGCACCTCCAGAGGAACCTCGACAGTAAAGGACACTGGGAGACTGGAGAGCAGCtcag AAATTATTCCTCAGCCCCAAGCTTCACCGGAAGTTGACTCACTAGAAGACACAGACTTTTTCCCACCACCTCCACCCCCTGTTTTTATCGGCCCAGATAATTTACCAATCCTGCCCTCGCCTGATGAGTCGCACCCTTCACCCCCTCCATCCCAATTTGGGCGAAGCAGCACAGCCAGGGTCAGCTTCAGAGAGCCAATCAGCTCCAGTTATTcagtggaggaggaagaggacgagGAGGTAGAGGAAGCGGGGGTTGAAATggaaaggaaagaggaaaatgagctagagcaggaagaagaggaggatcAAGCAGATGGGGACTTGGGACGCAGACTACATCTTCGAGCTGGAATGCCACCTCAGATGGACCTTTTGG acGGCGCGTACCGACGCAGCTTCCGGCAGGGGTGTGAAAGCCCACCTGGACGAAGCTGCCTGGTCTCGGACTCCCCCCTCCACCTAGGCACGGAGAAACACTTCCGCCGGCCAAGACGGGACCGACCTCGTCTAGATTCTCTGGAGTGGCGAGGAGGAGAGCGAGGGCATGCCGCACGCCCACACTCCATCACCTCTGCTGGAGATGGAAATTCCCGTCTGACGCTTCACTCCACCCGCTACAGACACGAAGACTCCTGCTCTACCTGCTCGTCCTCCTCCGACTCTGAAGAAGAGGGCTACTTCCTCGGCCAGCGTATTCCTCTACCTCCTCAGCTGACAGGGGAaaaagagagggaaggagaaagaggagagactGAGGGGAAAAGCAAGAGAGGGAGtctgaggagaaggaggaggacaCATAGTCTCAGTGCAAAAGACAGTGACAAGGACAAAAACTGCATATTGTCTTGA
- the prickle3 gene encoding prickle planar cell polarity protein 3 isoform X4 → MMMKLVSDFQRHSISDDDSGCASEEYAWVPPGLKPEQVYQYFSCIPEDKVPYVNSPGERYRIKQLLHQLPAHDSEPQYCNSLDEEEKKELRLFSQQRKRENLGRGIVRLFPVTMTGAICQQCGRQIYGGDIAVFASRAGHGSCWHPQCFQCATCSELLVDLIYFYQDSHIYCGRHHAEHIKPRCQACDEIILADECTEAEGRHWHMRHFCCFECETALGGQRYIMRESRPYCCTCYESLYAEYCDTCGEHIGIDQGQMTYEGQHWHASEACFCCARCQLPLLGKPFLPRRGLIFCSRPCSLGEDPNNSDSCDSALQFKATSHKLVQQKQERNLPLWPSEGSSLTTATAKLSTPTTSSSLSESRGVHTPVFPLQNGRPPPPPYGQVHSQSSHSPSLANGWGPMLNSERLNTDEHPALEYTVELNGYAEFGPFPPSCTSRGTSTVKDTGRLESSSEIIPQPQASPEVDSLEDTDFFPPPPPPVFIGPDNLPILPSPDESHPSPPPSQFGRSSTARVSFREPISSSYSVEEEEDEEVEEAGVEMERKEENELEQEEEEDQADGDLGRRLHLRAGMPPQMDLLDGAYRRSFRQGCESPPGRSCLVSDSPLHLGTEKHFRRPRRDRPRLDSLEWRGGERGHAARPHSITSAGDGNSRLTLHSTRYRHEDSCSTCSSSSDSEEEGYFLGQRIPLPPQLTGEKEREGERGETEGKSKRGSLRRRRRTHSLSAKDSDKDKNCILS, encoded by the exons atgatgatgaagctgGTGTCCGACTTCCAGAGGCACTCCATCTCAGACGACGACTCGGGATGTGCCTCGGAGGAATACGCCTGGGTGCCGCCTGGTCTCAAGCCTGAACAG GTATATCAGTACTTCAGCTGTATTCCTGAAGACAAGGTACCATATGTCAACAGCCCAGGAGAACGATATCGCATTAAACAGCTCCTCCATCAGCTCCCTGCCCATGACAGTGAG CCACAGTACTGCAACTCTCTggatgaggaggagaaaaaggagCTGCGGTTGTTCAGTcagcagaggaagagagagaaccTAGGCCGCGGCATTGTGCGTCTCTTTCCTGTCACCATGACCGGAGCCATCTGCCaacag TGTGGAAGGCAGATTTATGGAGGTGATATAGCCGTTTTTGCCTCTCGTGCGGGACACGGCTCTTGCTGGCACCCTCAGTGTTTCCAGTGTGCCACCTGCAGCGAGCTGCTCGTCGACCTCATCTACTTCTACCAGGACAGCCATATCTACTGCGGACGTCACCACGCCGAGCACATCAAACCGCGCTGTCAGGCCTGTGATGAG ATCATTCTGGCAGACGAGTGCACGGAGGCGGAGGGACGCCACTGGCACATGAGGCACTTTTGCTGCTTCGAGTGCGAGACGGCGCTCGGAGGTCAGCGCTACATCATGCGAGAGAGCCGGCCGTACTGCTGTACCTGCTACGAGTCTCTGTACGCCGAGTACTGCGACACCTGCGGAGAGCACATCG GTATTGATCAAGGGCAGATGACGTATGAGGGGCAGCATTGGCATGCATCCGAAGCGTGTTTTTGCTGTGCGCGCTGTCAGCTGCCCCTGCTGGGCAAACCCTTCCTTCCCCGCAGGGGACTCATCTTCTGTTCCCGACCCTGCTCTCTGGGAGAAGACCCTAATAACTCTGATTCCTGTGACTCGGCCCTGCAGTTCAAAGCGACCTCACACAAACTCGTTCAACAGAAGCAAGAACGCAATTTGCCTCTGTGGCCATCAGAGGGCAGCAGTCTCACCACTGCAACTGCGAAACTGTCCACCCCAACCACGTCATCATCTTTATCAGAAAGCAGAG GCGTTCACACTCCAGTTTTCCCTTTACAAAATGGCCGCCCTCCACCGCCACCTTATGGACAAGTTCACTCTCAAAGCTCACATTCTCCTTCCTTGGCCAATGGTTGGGGACCGATGTTAAACTCGGAGCGCTTAAACACGGATGAACACCCAGCGCTGGAGTACACGGTGGAGCTGAATGGATACGCTGAATTTGGGCCGTTTCCACCCAGCTGCACCTCCAGAGGAACCTCGACAGTAAAGGACACTGGGAGACTGGAGAGCAGCtcag AAATTATTCCTCAGCCCCAAGCTTCACCGGAAGTTGACTCACTAGAAGACACAGACTTTTTCCCACCACCTCCACCCCCTGTTTTTATCGGCCCAGATAATTTACCAATCCTGCCCTCGCCTGATGAGTCGCACCCTTCACCCCCTCCATCCCAATTTGGGCGAAGCAGCACAGCCAGGGTCAGCTTCAGAGAGCCAATCAGCTCCAGTTATTcagtggaggaggaagaggacgagGAGGTAGAGGAAGCGGGGGTTGAAATggaaaggaaagaggaaaatgagctagagcaggaagaagaggaggatcAAGCAGATGGGGACTTGGGACGCAGACTACATCTTCGAGCTGGAATGCCACCTCAGATGGACCTTTTGG acGGCGCGTACCGACGCAGCTTCCGGCAGGGGTGTGAAAGCCCACCTGGACGAAGCTGCCTGGTCTCGGACTCCCCCCTCCACCTAGGCACGGAGAAACACTTCCGCCGGCCAAGACGGGACCGACCTCGTCTAGATTCTCTGGAGTGGCGAGGAGGAGAGCGAGGGCATGCCGCACGCCCACACTCCATCACCTCTGCTGGAGATGGAAATTCCCGTCTGACGCTTCACTCCACCCGCTACAGACACGAAGACTCCTGCTCTACCTGCTCGTCCTCCTCCGACTCTGAAGAAGAGGGCTACTTCCTCGGCCAGCGTATTCCTCTACCTCCTCAGCTGACAGGGGAaaaagagagggaaggagaaagaggagagactGAGGGGAAAAGCAAGAGAGGGAGtctgaggagaaggaggaggacaCATAGTCTCAGTGCAAAAGACAGTGACAAGGACAAAAACTGCATATTGTCTTGA